A single genomic interval of Salinarchaeum sp. IM2453 harbors:
- a CDS encoding DEAD/DEAH box helicase, which translates to MEVADVFPGYSEVFPFDEFNEMQKQTLPAILNTDHNIVASAPTASGKTAVAESAICKTIDSGGTALFVAPMRALTNEKEREWERFESVGRSVYVVTGERDLNSRRARHADILVMTPEKVDSATRKHDTRRYDFINDIDLCVIDEAHLLDSEQRGSALEVIVSRLQRLCNPRFVALSATMQNIEDIADWLDAPEETTFAFSESHRPVELHSGVRTYSHGENSFADKYRRLYRALDLAEPHLTEDGQALVFVASRQDAVQAAKKARDELAERDIIIGARGDYDFHQETTALDNDQLRKSVLDGVAFHHAGLSKNDRDKIEAWFREGKIDLLFSTSTLAWGVNLPARCVVIRDTKYHDPLEGKVEMSPLDILQMLGRAGRPGYDDVGYGWIICDPSDADRFRSLLRDGKEIESHLVSNIGEHLVAEVSLGTIEDLDDITKWIKTTYWYVRSQRGEAALSTSEIRDLVRDKISNLVEDGFVQTDEDLQITPTPLGRLTSTYYLRLDTAISFKQCATRSPTAKNLLRTVATAAEFDDVSARSDEEDAVEAVLGSRGEELSDGHRKVLAILRAAMSGTLPSELRSDAWVIKQNALRLIAALGAFCEEFSTPKVANRVRQIEARIEYGVGDDAVGLTEIDGVGTSRANKLAAAGYTTPEEVASATPTQLSNAGLPDSAAERIYNAANKLPQITVDWGSFPDTVTSDGRDIYELTIRNGGNGANASIRLTVNEAEMTAKETYLQDITTIPAAVFGSDTNELEFTLEITFPSLAISPVTETRTVIVR; encoded by the coding sequence ATGGAGGTCGCTGATGTTTTTCCTGGCTATTCAGAAGTATTTCCCTTTGATGAATTCAATGAGATGCAAAAACAAACTCTACCAGCGATCCTCAACACTGATCATAACATCGTCGCTAGCGCACCAACAGCCAGTGGTAAAACTGCTGTTGCTGAGTCTGCTATCTGCAAGACAATTGATAGTGGTGGCACAGCACTGTTCGTTGCACCGATGCGTGCGTTGACAAACGAAAAAGAGCGAGAGTGGGAACGGTTTGAATCCGTAGGTCGTTCAGTGTATGTCGTAACTGGTGAACGAGATCTCAATTCTCGCCGCGCTCGTCATGCTGATATTCTTGTAATGACGCCTGAAAAAGTCGACTCTGCAACTCGAAAGCATGATACGCGACGATATGATTTCATCAATGACATTGATCTCTGTGTCATTGATGAGGCTCATCTGCTTGACTCAGAGCAGCGAGGAAGTGCACTTGAGGTGATTGTTTCACGCCTTCAGCGACTATGCAATCCGAGATTCGTTGCGCTCTCTGCTACTATGCAGAATATTGAAGACATTGCTGATTGGCTTGATGCTCCTGAGGAAACAACATTTGCATTCAGTGAATCACATCGCCCAGTTGAACTCCACTCTGGTGTCCGTACCTACAGCCACGGTGAAAATTCATTTGCTGACAAGTATCGACGATTATATCGTGCGTTAGACCTCGCTGAACCACATCTCACTGAAGATGGGCAGGCATTGGTCTTCGTTGCCTCCCGTCAAGATGCTGTTCAGGCTGCGAAAAAAGCACGTGACGAGTTAGCTGAACGTGATATTATAATTGGTGCTCGTGGAGATTACGATTTCCACCAAGAAACGACAGCTCTCGACAACGACCAACTACGCAAGAGTGTTCTTGATGGGGTGGCTTTTCACCACGCTGGGCTGTCGAAGAATGATCGTGACAAAATAGAAGCGTGGTTCCGTGAAGGAAAAATCGATTTGCTATTCTCGACTTCGACACTTGCTTGGGGTGTAAATCTTCCAGCACGGTGCGTGGTCATCCGCGATACAAAATATCACGATCCGCTTGAGGGGAAAGTCGAGATGAGCCCATTAGATATCCTCCAGATGCTTGGACGGGCCGGTCGTCCGGGATATGATGATGTTGGGTATGGATGGATTATCTGTGATCCATCGGATGCAGATCGGTTCAGGAGTTTGCTGAGGGACGGTAAAGAAATCGAATCGCATCTTGTTTCTAATATAGGCGAACACCTTGTTGCCGAAGTTTCACTAGGAACGATCGAAGATCTTGATGATATTACGAAGTGGATTAAAACCACATACTGGTATGTTCGATCTCAACGCGGTGAAGCAGCCCTATCAACTTCCGAAATTCGAGACCTTGTCCGGGATAAAATTTCGAATTTAGTTGAGGATGGGTTTGTACAAACAGATGAGGACCTACAGATCACACCAACTCCTCTCGGTCGGCTTACTTCTACGTACTATCTTCGTCTTGACACCGCGATATCATTTAAACAGTGTGCAACGCGCTCGCCAACGGCAAAAAATCTGCTTCGGACTGTTGCGACAGCAGCCGAGTTTGATGATGTTAGTGCCCGTAGTGACGAAGAGGATGCCGTTGAGGCCGTTCTTGGTAGTCGAGGGGAGGAACTTAGCGACGGTCACCGCAAAGTTCTCGCAATTCTTCGAGCGGCCATGTCTGGAACACTGCCATCGGAGCTGCGTTCCGATGCATGGGTAATCAAACAAAATGCTCTTCGTTTAATTGCTGCTCTCGGTGCATTTTGTGAGGAATTCTCTACGCCGAAAGTGGCTAACCGTGTTCGACAGATTGAAGCTCGGATCGAATACGGTGTTGGGGACGATGCTGTGGGGCTAACTGAAATCGATGGCGTCGGAACCAGCAGAGCAAATAAGCTTGCTGCAGCTGGTTATACTACCCCTGAAGAAGTTGCCTCTGCCACCCCAACTCAACTGTCCAATGCTGGTTTACCTGATTCAGCGGCTGAACGAATTTATAATGCTGCAAACAAACTCCCACAGATTACCGTTGACTGGGGGTCATTTCCTGATACTGTTACTTCTGATGGACGTGATATCTATGAGCTTACCATCCGAAACGGTGGGAATGGAGCCAATGCCAGTATACGCTTGACTGTTAACGAAGCTGAGATGACCGCAAAAGAAACCTACTTACAAGATATAACAACAATTCCGGCTGCTGTCTTCGGAAGCGATACCAATGAACTCGAATTTACCCTTGAGATTACATTTCCTTCCTTGGCAATTTCTCCAGTTACTGAAACGCGTACCGTCATCGTGCGGTAG
- a CDS encoding MBL fold metallo-hydrolase codes for MQPGDVELVEKGECTDIYYIDTGMYDTNEYGSVYIIDAERPAIVDSGIGTHHDRILSALSEVGISLEDLEVIALTHVHLDHAGGAGHIAKECPNATVYIHESGASHLIDPTRLVEGTKQAVQDQWQYYIDPEPVPEDRVKSLTDGDEIDLGTKTLVAHHAPGHAPHQVVFESPADSAVFTADAAGIYVPRLDRVIQTSPPPRFDFEGVIEDVEMIEDLSPSTLLYGHFGPAQTADRLSVYKDVITEWFNTVQDRRVEYETDEELAEALAAEQDKQLKEVWTDHKAEAEMKMNTRGVCTYLDYINSS; via the coding sequence ATGCAACCAGGCGACGTTGAATTAGTCGAAAAGGGAGAGTGCACAGACATCTACTATATAGACACGGGGATGTATGACACGAATGAATACGGCTCTGTATATATTATTGACGCAGAGCGACCAGCAATTGTCGATTCGGGAATTGGGACACACCATGATCGAATTCTGAGTGCCTTATCAGAGGTAGGGATATCGCTGGAGGATCTTGAAGTAATCGCGCTAACACACGTGCACCTTGACCATGCTGGAGGGGCAGGACATATCGCAAAGGAATGTCCAAACGCGACAGTATATATCCATGAAAGCGGAGCATCGCATCTGATTGACCCAACACGACTAGTTGAAGGAACAAAACAAGCCGTTCAGGATCAATGGCAATACTATATCGATCCAGAGCCAGTACCAGAAGATCGAGTCAAGTCACTCACCGACGGCGATGAAATTGACTTGGGAACAAAGACACTTGTTGCTCATCATGCACCCGGACATGCACCACATCAGGTTGTGTTTGAGTCACCAGCAGATAGTGCTGTTTTCACTGCTGATGCTGCTGGAATCTACGTTCCTAGATTAGACCGTGTGATCCAGACAAGCCCGCCGCCGCGGTTTGACTTTGAGGGAGTGATTGAAGATGTAGAAATGATTGAAGATCTTTCACCGTCAACGCTACTTTACGGACATTTCGGACCGGCTCAGACAGCTGATCGATTATCTGTGTATAAAGATGTCATTACAGAGTGGTTTAATACCGTTCAAGATCGTCGTGTTGAGTACGAGACAGACGAAGAGTTAGCAGAAGCACTGGCTGCTGAACAAGATAAACAACTCAAGGAAGTGTGGACAGATCACAAAGCAGAGGCTGAAATGAAGATGAATACACGAGGTGTCTGTACATATCTAGACTACATTAACTCGAGTTAA
- the serS gene encoding serine--tRNA ligase, producing MIDRSVLRDDPEKIRQMLADRGIEDVDVDKLLEIDEEWRELKAEGDSLRHERNEISDRIGELKQEGDEEAAQEAIERSQELKEEIERVENQADELSETLNERLMEIPQVPDESVPVGEDESDNVEERRWGFDDLRDLPSEVTPHYELGEDLDIIDEQRAAKTTGSGFYFLKGDGARLEHALIQFMMDIHREQGYTDLFPPIPIRSTSMEGTGQLPKFAHDAYRIGADENEPYDDDDLWLCPTAEVPVTNMYADDILLDDDLPLKHQAYTPNFRREAGEHGTETRGIVRVHQFNKVELVNFVKPENSWDRLEGLVSEAEEVLKRLGLPYRVLDLCTGDLTFASAKTYDVEVWAPGDDMPDGPDTGGRWLEVSSASNFKAFQARRIGLRYRPERHESAEYLHTLNASGTAVGRVMVAILEYYQNEDGTVTVPKPLRPYMGGQEVIEGHEPVGEAAVGKGRKE from the coding sequence ATGATTGATCGGAGTGTTCTTCGTGATGACCCGGAGAAGATCCGACAGATGCTAGCGGATCGGGGCATTGAGGATGTTGATGTTGACAAGTTACTTGAAATCGATGAAGAGTGGCGAGAGCTAAAAGCAGAGGGCGACTCACTTCGCCATGAGCGGAATGAGATCAGCGACCGGATTGGCGAACTCAAACAAGAGGGCGATGAGGAAGCTGCACAGGAGGCAATTGAACGCTCACAAGAACTAAAAGAAGAGATTGAGCGTGTAGAAAATCAGGCAGATGAATTGTCTGAAACGCTGAATGAGCGCTTGATGGAAATCCCACAAGTCCCCGATGAATCAGTCCCTGTTGGGGAGGATGAAAGCGATAATGTCGAAGAACGCCGATGGGGCTTTGATGATCTTCGTGACTTACCATCTGAAGTGACGCCGCATTATGAGCTTGGTGAAGATCTAGATATTATTGACGAACAGCGCGCTGCCAAAACGACTGGTAGTGGATTTTATTTCTTGAAGGGTGATGGTGCTCGACTTGAGCATGCATTAATCCAGTTTATGATGGATATCCATCGTGAACAAGGATATACAGATCTTTTCCCACCAATTCCAATTAGAAGTACCTCAATGGAGGGTACGGGTCAACTACCGAAGTTTGCCCACGATGCATATCGTATCGGGGCAGATGAAAACGAGCCGTATGACGACGATGATCTCTGGCTTTGTCCAACTGCTGAGGTTCCTGTCACCAATATGTATGCTGATGACATCTTGCTTGACGACGATCTACCGCTTAAGCATCAGGCTTATACACCGAATTTCCGTCGCGAAGCCGGTGAACACGGAACAGAAACACGGGGCATTGTACGTGTTCATCAGTTCAATAAGGTTGAGCTAGTAAACTTTGTCAAACCAGAGAACAGTTGGGACCGACTTGAAGGACTTGTTTCCGAGGCAGAAGAGGTGCTCAAACGACTTGGGTTGCCGTATCGAGTTCTTGACCTTTGTACCGGAGATCTAACCTTTGCATCAGCAAAAACCTACGATGTCGAGGTATGGGCACCAGGTGATGACATGCCTGATGGCCCCGATACTGGTGGCCGCTGGCTTGAGGTGTCAAGTGCTTCTAACTTCAAGGCTTTCCAGGCACGTCGTATTGGGCTCCGATACCGACCTGAACGCCACGAAAGTGCTGAATACTTGCACACACTGAATGCATCTGGCACAGCAGTCGGACGTGTGATGGTTGCGATTCTCGAATACTACCAGAATGAAGATGGCACCGTAACTGTTCCTAAACCTCTTCGACCGTATATGGGTGGTCAAGAGGTTATCGAAGGACACGAGCCTGTCGGTGAAGCCGCAGTCGGTAAAGGTCGAAAAGAATAA
- a CDS encoding 30S ribosomal protein S8e, giving the protein MEHSRSSRKRTGGRLKPSRDRKKHEIGSEPTEPRVGEQKYKTVDARGDNQKVRALKTNVATVATDSGTVRADIEAVSENPANPNYARRNIITKGAVIDTSEGKAKVTSRPGQTGQVNAVLVE; this is encoded by the coding sequence ATGGAACATAGTCGATCTTCTCGAAAAAGAACTGGCGGTCGTCTGAAACCATCTCGAGACCGGAAAAAGCATGAAATCGGATCCGAACCAACTGAGCCTCGCGTTGGGGAACAGAAATACAAGACTGTCGATGCACGTGGAGACAATCAGAAAGTCCGAGCGCTAAAGACAAACGTTGCGACTGTTGCCACCGACAGCGGCACGGTTCGAGCCGATATTGAAGCTGTATCTGAGAACCCTGCCAACCCAAACTACGCACGCCGTAACATTATCACAAAAGGAGCTGTCATTGATACATCGGAAGGAAAAGCGAAAGTCACCTCACGCCCGGGTCAGACCGGTCAGGTGAACGCTGTTCTAGTCGAATAA
- a CDS encoding DUF2240 family protein — protein sequence MSIQTAVAAPFRHRGTTEMPEPKFVATVAMELKWFSPDQAKRLIDIAAGEGLLERTVDGIEPTFDVRSQTIPDDFTPDEDILQKRSVFERILDKLVSNGIEKQTAVAEINQLQSKIGTTIEAAAIVYARQQGIEVKEEADLAFAKLTEQ from the coding sequence ATGAGCATACAGACAGCGGTTGCTGCACCGTTCAGACATCGAGGAACAACTGAGATGCCAGAACCAAAGTTTGTAGCGACCGTGGCAATGGAGTTAAAATGGTTCTCACCAGACCAGGCTAAACGACTGATTGATATCGCAGCCGGTGAAGGACTTCTTGAACGAACAGTGGATGGAATTGAGCCGACATTTGATGTCCGCAGTCAGACGATACCGGATGATTTTACCCCCGATGAGGATATTTTACAGAAACGATCTGTCTTTGAACGGATCTTGGATAAGCTCGTCAGTAATGGAATTGAAAAGCAAACTGCAGTTGCTGAAATAAACCAGTTACAAAGTAAAATAGGAACAACGATTGAAGCTGCCGCAATTGTATATGCTAGGCAACAGGGCATCGAGGTCAAAGAAGAAGCAGATCTAGCATTTGCTAAATTAACCGAACAATGA
- a CDS encoding nuclear transport factor 2 family protein — MTVNDVVEEYYRVLDEGEYDRLQELLTEDFVHQRPDMTIDGRDEFLNFMAEDRPEKTTTHEVNDLHSTDETVVVEGTLYKSSGEKWFSFADVHKIVDSQINTIRTYTG; from the coding sequence ATGACAGTAAATGATGTTGTCGAGGAGTATTATAGAGTGCTTGACGAAGGAGAGTATGATCGGCTTCAGGAACTACTAACGGAGGATTTTGTTCATCAGCGCCCCGATATGACAATAGATGGTAGAGATGAATTTCTCAATTTTATGGCCGAAGATCGACCAGAGAAGACAACGACACACGAGGTAAATGACCTTCACTCTACGGACGAGACTGTAGTTGTTGAAGGGACACTATACAAATCGAGTGGCGAAAAATGGTTTTCGTTCGCAGATGTTCACAAAATAGTAGACAGCCAAATTAATACAATTCGTACGTACACAGGCTGA
- a CDS encoding phosphate uptake regulator PhoU, translating to METRKVQLTGGSTYTVSLPKDWAMEQGVESGSEVEFHQEGQSLLLSLRDEREPAEGTLDVSGLEGDRLISAVMTMYVSGFDTIILEDSNFTPDRRQTVREAVQSLVGVEVLEETETRVVIRDLLDSAELSIHDAVTRMHLIALGMLEDSITALVENNDKLAQDVRGRDDDVDRLWFVVSRTFRATLRSPQESQDLGLPREECFAYHSSARQLERIADHATKISKLALDLEEISDEVTDALKDLLSDAQAIVNTAMDALFEEDSDASTELAHQARESIVELDKHTRHIDQLLRTLDPREAQSVGLIVDSLSRSADYGGNIAETALQKAAPKPQ from the coding sequence ATGGAAACACGAAAGGTGCAGCTTACAGGAGGGTCTACATATACGGTATCACTACCCAAAGACTGGGCAATGGAACAGGGAGTTGAGTCCGGAAGTGAGGTTGAGTTTCATCAAGAGGGTCAGTCACTTTTACTCTCACTTCGAGATGAACGGGAACCAGCAGAAGGTACACTTGATGTATCCGGGCTGGAAGGTGATCGACTGATCAGTGCTGTAATGACAATGTATGTGAGCGGATTTGACACGATTATCCTTGAAGATAGTAATTTTACCCCAGACAGACGCCAGACGGTTCGAGAGGCGGTACAGAGCCTTGTTGGGGTTGAGGTGTTAGAAGAAACGGAAACACGGGTGGTAATACGAGACTTACTAGATTCAGCTGAATTATCAATTCACGATGCAGTCACCCGGATGCACTTAATCGCGCTCGGAATGCTTGAAGACAGCATTACAGCACTGGTTGAGAACAATGATAAGTTGGCACAAGATGTTCGTGGCAGAGATGATGATGTAGACCGACTATGGTTCGTGGTTTCTCGAACTTTCCGAGCAACGCTTCGATCGCCACAGGAATCTCAAGATTTGGGGCTCCCCCGTGAGGAATGCTTTGCGTATCATTCAAGCGCACGGCAGTTAGAGCGGATTGCGGACCACGCAACAAAGATCAGTAAACTTGCGCTTGATCTTGAGGAGATCAGTGATGAAGTCACTGACGCTCTCAAGGACTTGCTCTCGGATGCCCAAGCAATTGTTAATACAGCCATGGACGCATTGTTTGAGGAGGATAGTGATGCATCAACTGAGCTGGCACATCAGGCTCGAGAGTCAATTGTCGAGTTAGATAAGCACACCCGCCATATCGATCAACTGTTACGAACGCTCGATCCACGCGAAGCACAGTCAGTTGGGCTTATCGTGGACTCATTGTCCAGAAGCGCAGACTATGGTGGAAATATCGCTGAGACAGCACTGCAAAAAGCGGCACCAAAGCCGCAATAA